The following are encoded together in the Acidovorax sp. KKS102 genome:
- a CDS encoding DUF2958 domain-containing protein yields MNNALITHEQRALLLSNGCASLRDPDFDPVPVVKLFTPDASATWLLGAIDPDDHDRAYGLCDLGLGLPELGYLSLEELVGLRGRIGLPVERDLYFRADRRLSAYARDARLAGRVMV; encoded by the coding sequence ATGAACAACGCACTCATCACCCACGAGCAGCGCGCGCTGCTGCTGTCCAACGGCTGCGCATCGCTGCGGGACCCAGACTTCGATCCCGTGCCCGTGGTCAAACTGTTCACGCCCGATGCGAGCGCGACCTGGCTGTTGGGGGCCATTGATCCCGACGACCATGACCGTGCCTATGGGTTGTGCGATCTGGGTCTGGGGCTGCCTGAATTGGGCTATCTCAGCCTGGAAGAGCTGGTGGGCCTTCGCGGTCGGATCGGCCTGCCGGTCGAGCGGGATCTGTACTTCCGCGCAGACAGGCGCTTGAGCGCCTATGCGCGCGATGCGCGGCTGGCGGGGCGGGTCATGGTCTGA